One bacterium genomic window, ATTTACAAGGAATATCTTTTTCTCCTTATCAATGACAAGAACAGCCTCTCCCATTCCATGAACCATAGATTCAATCTCTTTTTTTTGAGCAGAAATGAGGCTATGTGCATTATGCCTTTCAAGGAGAACATCGCTTATAAGCCTTGCTACAAATCCTCCCAATACCTCAGTTTCTTCCCTTTTAAGCTTAAATACCTCCTCAAATACAGAAGGGTCTCCTGAGACATCCAAAACAATGTCTATTGGTTTAGTAAAGAGGGCTTTATAATCAGTATAGATTGGAATGTTTAGCTCTTTTGCAGATTTTATCCCTAAAGCATCATCCTTCTTATCAACAACCCCGGTAATTTCAACATTGGGGTCTCTATGAAGGATTTCAAGAAGACCTTTTCCCCTCCTTCCCCCTCCTATTATAAGAACCTTTTTCATTCACCCTCAATAACCGCACTGGTTGGACAAACCTCTGCACAGGTTCCGCACTCTGTGCATTTGTCTGGATTTATCCAGTATTTATCGCCCCTATCCTCAATAGCCTCAGCTGGGCATTCCTCTGCACAGGCCCCACATGCTACACATTTATCAGTAATAATATAAGCCATTTCTCACCTCCCATATCTTTTTGGCTTAAAATTATTTAAAATTCTCTCATAAAATTTTTCCTTTGTCAAGATTTTTGTTTTGTATTTTTTGTATGCGTTCTCATCCCATCTGTTTTAAAATTCATTTGTAATAAAGTCAAAACACCCCGTCTATCTTTGCTTTGCAATGAGGACAAGCTCCATCCTTTAAAGCATTCTCAAGCACAGAGAAGCCAAATCTATTGATAATGGGCTCTTTGCATTGATAGCAATATGTATTCTCGCCTGCATCACCGGGTATATTTCCAGAATAGACATACCTTAAACCAGCCTTTTCTCCAATTTCTCTTGCTTTCTCAATAAAGGAAACGGGTGTGGGAGGAAGGGAAAGCATCTTATAATTTGGATGAAACCTTGAGATATGCCACGGCGTTTCTTCTCCAATCTCCTTGATAAACCTTGCAATATCAGAAAGTATTTCAGATGATGTATTTTTCTCTGGAATAAGGAGGGTGGTTATCTCAACCCAAATTCCAAGCTCCTTCATTAGTCTTATAGATGAAAGGACAGGCTCCTTTCTTGCCTGGCAAAGGGTTTTATAAAAATTATCATCTCCCTTTAGGTCAACATTTGCTGCATCAAGGTATGGAGCAATCATCTTTAGGGCTTCAGGGCTCATATATCCATTGGTTACAAAGTTGTTATAAAGCCCCTCCTTTTTTGCAAGCTTTGCTGTATCAAAGGCATACTCAAAGAATATGGTTGGCTCTGTGTATGTATAGGATATGCTTTTACAACCCTCTGTTTTTGCCTTTGATACTATCCTTGAAGGAGGCAATTCGCTGCCAAATATTTCATTTTCATCCTTTGCTGCCTGTGAGATTGTCCAATTCTGGCAGAATTTGCAAGCCAAATTGCATCCAACCGTAGCAATAGAAAGGGAGAAAGAGCCGGGAAGAAAGTGAAAAAATGGCTTTTTCTCAATCGGGTCAATATTGCAGGAGCAAGCAAGGTTATAGACAAGGCTATAAAGAATGCCATCTTTATTTTCCCTTACCCCGCAAATTCCCCTTTTTCCCTCCTTTATCCTACATCTATGGCTACATAGCTGGCATTCTACAAGCCCCTCCTTTTTTTCATAAAGAAGTGCCTCTTTCATTTTTTCTAAATTCTAATTCCTATAGTATCTTCCCTCACTTAGTGCAAAAATAGATAGGGTTTATGTTTATTTAAGAAATTTTGAATTCTAAATTTTGAATTTTGGATTGAAAAAGTAAGTTTTTTAATTCAAAATTCAACATTCAAAATTTTATAAAGCGTTATGGAATTAACTATAAATTA contains:
- a CDS encoding 4Fe-4S binding protein; the encoded protein is MAYIITDKCVACGACAEECPAEAIEDRGDKYWINPDKCTECGTCAEVCPTSAVIEGE
- the amrS gene encoding AmmeMemoRadiSam system radical SAM enzyme; the protein is MKEALLYEKKEGLVECQLCSHRCRIKEGKRGICGVRENKDGILYSLVYNLACSCNIDPIEKKPFFHFLPGSFSLSIATVGCNLACKFCQNWTISQAAKDENEIFGSELPPSRIVSKAKTEGCKSISYTYTEPTIFFEYAFDTAKLAKKEGLYNNFVTNGYMSPEALKMIAPYLDAANVDLKGDDNFYKTLCQARKEPVLSSIRLMKELGIWVEITTLLIPEKNTSSEILSDIARFIKEIGEETPWHISRFHPNYKMLSLPPTPVSFIEKAREIGEKAGLRYVYSGNIPGDAGENTYCYQCKEPIINRFGFSVLENALKDGACPHCKAKIDGVF